A DNA window from Trichosurus vulpecula isolate mTriVul1 chromosome 2, mTriVul1.pri, whole genome shotgun sequence contains the following coding sequences:
- the LOC118838828 gene encoding pancreatic progenitor cell differentiation and proliferation factor-like, which translates to MAAIPSSGSLVATHDYYRRHLGSTSSNSSCGSAEYSGEVIPHHPGLPKSDPGHWWASFFFGKSSHPFMTTVLESPEHSGTFQVAHGTITCDLAQEAMRKRHVSEPSKTNTGPSA; encoded by the coding sequence ATGGCAGCAATCCCGTCCAGCGGTTCACTTGTAGCAACCCATGACTACTACCGAAGGCATCTGGGTTCCACTTCCAGCAACAGCTCCTGTGGAAGTGCTGAGTACTCTGGGGAAGTGATCCCCCACCATCCTGGTCTTCCCAAGTCAGACCCAGGCCACTGGTGGGCAAGCTTCTTCTTCGGGAAGTCAAGTCATCCGTTCATGACAACTGTATTGGAATCCCCAGAGCACTCAGGAACTTTCCAGGTTGCTCATGGCACGATCACCTGTGACCTGGCTCAGGAGGCCATGAGGAAGCGTCATGTCAGCGAGCCCAGCAAGACCAACACTGGGCCTTCTGCATGA